The following coding sequences are from one Azospirillum humicireducens window:
- a CDS encoding gp436 family protein yields the protein MPYVTKSDLIARYTQTRLRELTDREAPYQGDIVDAVLDQAIASAASVIDGHLAARYTLPLAQVPALLTDIAARLAYAALFIDTCPDKVTADYQAAMRSLRDIAAGTVQLDAGAVASTEVSGGPVEVAASDRVFGRDNLRSW from the coding sequence ATGCCCTACGTCACCAAATCCGACCTCATTGCCCGCTACACTCAAACCAGGCTGCGCGAGCTGACCGACCGCGAGGCGCCCTATCAGGGTGACATCGTCGACGCGGTGCTCGACCAGGCGATCGCGTCGGCCGCCAGCGTGATCGACGGGCACTTGGCCGCGCGCTACACGCTGCCGCTGGCGCAGGTGCCGGCGCTGTTGACCGACATCGCCGCCCGGCTGGCCTATGCCGCCCTGTTCATCGACACCTGCCCGGACAAGGTCACCGCCGACTACCAGGCGGCCATGCGCAGCCTGCGCGACATCGCCGCCGGCACGGTCCAGCTGGATGCCGGCGCCGTCGCGTCGACGGAGGTGTCTGGCGGTCCGGTCGAGGTGGCCGCCTCCGACCGCGTCTTCGGCCGCGACAATCTGAGGAGCTGGTGA
- a CDS encoding phage virion morphogenesis protein, translated as MADPTGASIRIDDAALRRLLGGLAASAEDMTDLMVQLAGQMELDTQRRFEEQRGPDGNPWPPSLRALTQNGETLTDTARLRQSIGSRVTRNTAEVGTNVVYAAIHQFGGTVQMPERQQTLYWHHRGDTGSADWQSSRTFKDWKFSKRSRANYSEVHTVKAHSITMPARPFLGINEAGMAVLGEIARDWLAGAAGLGAAS; from the coding sequence ATGGCCGATCCGACCGGCGCCAGCATCAGGATCGACGATGCCGCCCTTCGCCGGCTACTGGGCGGTCTGGCGGCGTCGGCCGAGGACATGACCGACCTGATGGTCCAGCTGGCCGGTCAGATGGAACTGGACACCCAGCGCCGTTTCGAGGAGCAGCGCGGACCCGACGGCAACCCCTGGCCGCCGTCGCTCCGCGCGCTGACACAGAACGGCGAGACGCTGACCGACACGGCGCGGCTGCGCCAGTCGATCGGCAGCCGCGTCACACGCAACACTGCAGAGGTCGGCACCAACGTCGTCTATGCCGCCATCCACCAGTTCGGCGGGACGGTCCAGATGCCCGAGCGTCAGCAGACGCTCTACTGGCATCATCGCGGCGACACCGGCAGCGCCGATTGGCAGTCGTCGCGGACCTTCAAGGACTGGAAATTCAGCAAGAGGTCGCGGGCGAACTACAGCGAGGTTCACACCGTGAAGGCGCACAGCATCACCATGCCGGCCCGTCCCTTCCTCGGCATCAATGAGGCCGGCATGGCCGTGCTGGGCGAGATCGCCCGCGACTGGCTTGCCGGGGCCGCCGGGCTGGGAGCCGCGTCATGA
- a CDS encoding phage tail terminator protein encodes MTTPIDLVAAVQARLRDKIPEATLPDIKGETDFARLIAEKRLPARMPAAFVVAPGWNANYQRRVGAVSHDITQGVAVVLVQSHAGDASGALARASVWPLELAVVTALAGWSPAEGYLAFAATESRLQGLGSAGAAGAVASTLSFVTEWKLHAKEARP; translated from the coding sequence ATGACCACGCCGATCGATCTGGTCGCGGCGGTCCAGGCCAGACTGCGCGACAAAATTCCAGAGGCGACGCTGCCGGACATCAAGGGCGAGACCGACTTCGCCCGGCTGATCGCGGAGAAGCGGCTGCCGGCGCGCATGCCGGCGGCCTTCGTGGTGGCGCCGGGCTGGAACGCCAACTACCAGCGCCGGGTCGGCGCGGTCAGCCACGACATCACGCAGGGCGTGGCGGTGGTGCTGGTGCAGAGCCATGCCGGCGACGCATCGGGAGCCCTGGCCCGCGCGTCGGTCTGGCCGCTGGAGCTGGCCGTCGTCACCGCCCTGGCCGGCTGGTCGCCCGCGGAAGGCTATCTCGCCTTCGCGGCTACCGAGAGCCGCCTGCAGGGGCTGGGCAGCGCCGGCGCGGCCGGCGCGGTCGCCAGCACCCTGTCCTTCGTCACCGAGTGGAAACTGCACGCCAAGGAAGCCCGCCCATGA